From Ipomoea triloba cultivar NCNSP0323 chromosome 5, ASM357664v1, the proteins below share one genomic window:
- the LOC116019079 gene encoding VQ motif-containing protein 9-like has translation MERMCDSSGDGGGGGGGDSSSSTAAYLKHLNKISHKISKPIRKPPVYETQIVQSSELEPQQSQQQAAPPQQQQQPPVYNINKSDFRDVVQKLTGSPAHERMSTPPPIHQPKPPSSRLQRIRPPPLVQIGNRPSPLLTVAGPPLLLPSGGGFLGAGLRPAPQPQPLSPLPPFPAVHAAAESPISAYMRFLHTSFTAVDSDSKRFSTGLPPLAPLASPRWNTFAPPPPPLPPPPPPASSAAILPQFPAMPSSPLPFSCLPSPSPRSPCALLSPNLLLSPAGQLGFPQLPLSPTVPVSSPTWKGI, from the coding sequence aTGGAGAGAATGTGTGATTCCTCCGGGGAtggtggtggcggcggcggcggcgactcCTCTTCTTCTACTGCGGCGTATTTGAAGCATCTGAACAAGATTTCACATAAGATCTCTAAACCCATTCGGAAGCCCCCTGTTTACGAGACTCAAATTGTTCAAAGCTCTGAGTTAGAGCCCCAGCAATCGCAGCAGCAAGCGGCGCCGCCTCAACAGCAGCAACAGCCGCCGGTTTATAACATAAACAAGAGTGATTTTCGCGATGTGGTTCAGAAGCTCACCGGATCTCCGGCGCACGAGCGGATGTCGACTCCGCCGCCGATTCACCAGCCCAAGCCGCCCAGTTCGAGGTTGCAGAGGATTCGCCCTCCGCCGCTCGTGCAAATAGGGAACCGCCCGTCTCCGCTCTTGACCGTCGCCGGCCCTCCCCTCCTGCTTCCCAGCGGCGGAGGGTTTCTCGGCGCTGGCCTCCGCCCTGCGCCTCAACCGCAGCCTCTTTCCCCTCTTCCGCCGTTTCCCGCCGTACATGCGGCGGCCGAGTCCCCGATCTCCGCCTACATGAGGTTCCTCCACACCTCTTTCACCGCCGTTGACTCCGATTCCAAGCGCTTCTCCACCGGGCTTCCCCCGCTCGCCCCGCTCGCTTCGCCGCGATGGAACACCTtcgctcctcctcctcctcctcttcctccgcCACCACCTCCGGCATCATCGGCCGCAATTTTACCGCAATTTCCTGCTATGCCGTCTTCTCCACTGCCGTTTAGCTGCCTGCCGTCGCCGTCGCCGAGGTCGCCGTGTGCCTTGCTGTCTCCGAATCTGCTGCTTTCGCCGGCGGGTCAACTAGGGTTCCCGCAGCTCCCCCTGTCTCCGACGGTTCCTGTTTCTAGCCCAACCTGGAAGGGTATTTGA